Part of the Heterodontus francisci isolate sHetFra1 chromosome 7, sHetFra1.hap1, whole genome shotgun sequence genome is shown below.
ACTCAATGCCCTCCAGTGCTCGACCCGCCAGAGTATCTTGGATAATAGAGAATGCACTTTATTTGTATGGGTCTGGCAGGTGGCAGCTGCATCTTGGGCACCTACTAACTCAGGTAAGCAGAAAACTCGACCACTTCTTGCCTCCCCAGAGGGTCCCACTTATGCCTTTTTGTATACTGGTATGTCTTGTTACTGAGCGGTGCAGCTTCTGTATTTGGAGGCTGATGAAGCAGAAACTCCTGATGCATGTCGGCTTAGAATGTTGGAATTTCCCCAAACTCCAGGCCATGAATTTCCAATTTTTAAGTTTAATGGTAAGAAAATCGTAGGTTGCAGATGTGTAATTCCCTGACATGCGTGTGACAGGAGCAGTGAATGAACAAATCTAAGCCTGCGAATCTACCTCCTACCCTTGGTCTCTGCTCAGGCCTGACCTCATGACTGCTTCTTGTAGCTGTCCAGCTGCGATCCTCTCATTTAACTCCCTcaaattatttctttttttaaaatctttttcttgcaGTTGCTAATAAAATTCTAAAAgtgaccaaacatcacatcaacctGGATCCTGGGAAATTGGATGTGAAGGTACAACCTGTCAGACTGGATACAGCAAGACAGTTTGAGGTAAATACATGAAATTATTGTCAGAATATTATGGAAAGTTTTGTATTGAAGGATCCTGGCAAATAAGGGCCTTTGTGTGACATTTTATAATTTGAGCTATGCTCTGCAGTCTATTTATAAAACCAGCTCAGAGATAATGTTCAAAATCAATTACTTCTGTCATACCTGCACTGATTTGCCATGCGTCAAGAGCAAGGACAGCTACTTTATCTGCCTCTCGCCTGAGAATTTAACTTGGAATATTTTCATGAACCCTTTCAGGTACATATTGACATCTCCAGGAAGATGGTCAAGGTTTCCCAAATTCCGGATAGTCTTCCAGAAGAACGGATGAGAGACAAGTTGGAAATAAGCTTTTCAAAGCCGAGTCTGGGCGGAGGGGAGGTGGAGAACATTAATTATGATAGTTTTTCGGGAACTGCCCTGGTCATATTTGTCGAGAAGGGAAGTAAGTGAAATGTTTTCACTTTCACCGTTGCTGTTGGTTAAAATATGCGAGTGGGAGGGACCTAAGGAGCTGCAAATAAAGCAGCACAATTTACTATTATTAGGAACACAAATAGGGAGGGGCTAAGAGAGATGGAGGGGACATCTGTAGTGTAGAATTTCTTGTGAACATGCAGTCGCACGATACAATGATGATGGAGTTGTTGATTAATCATCGCAATTAACCTCTATCAGTTAGCCTAAAGCAGCTCCAGAAATGATGCAAGGAAAACGCCCATAGTGGAGAGTTTTTGGAAACCATACGTCGAAATGTCACCTTTTTCTTCCTAAGTATGCTACATTTACTGCATGTATTGTCTCAAATTATTCACATACTGTATCtcaaaaatgttattttctgaaatgtATCTATTTAACTTGCATTTGAATGAACTAATACCATCTGCTTCCACCGTCTCTTTCAAGGGACTTTGCTCCGTagattgaccactcactgaaatattttGTCTGCACATTAGTTCAAGCACaggttgtgtcctctggttctgtttTTCTGGGCAAGGTGAAAGAACCTCCTATGGTCTACATTATCTAGTCCCTTTCAAAGTCTAAAAAGCTAAAAACAGCAATCATGTCACCTcacaaccttctcttttccagtgagaacGTGCCCGATTTTCTGATCACACGCTTCCCGGCACTAATGTTAATTGAACAGATAAGCGATAATTAAACTGTGTGTCTCATTTTATTCATTAATCACTGACGGAAGATCCTGGGAATTCTGTCCTTCCCAATTTCCTGTGCTTTGGTAGCCTGACAATTTTTGGTCACCCAACAATTGGAAGATAGCATTTGCAACTCGGCACAGGGAGTCACAAGACAGACCCCAAGTGCTAAACTGCCCTCAACATAACAATAAGGGCAACAAAAAGGATACTGAAAACAGAATCCTGCTACCACAAGCTTTGCTTCTGCTGCATTAGTAACACAGTAACAATTTCCAATAAGCGTAACCTGTCGATTCATTGAACCAACACACAAAATTAGCTTGATATATTTTGAAATCTGATAACTTTATTTACTGACAGGAACTTAGACCCTGTCATAGTTTTTCATTTCACCACCCTTATTAAGAATTTGTTCCACACGTTTATCATACTTTTACTCTGTCTCTTTGTTCTGGAATTAATCTATTACTTTACACTCCCTCCAATAACTTAATATCCTTTTATTAAAATATAGGGAGACTAAAATTATGCAtaatcctccagatgtggtctcatttaTGTAATTTTTCCCCTCAGAGTAAAGTTAGAAAAGTATACAGCCTTTTTTTACAATTCTCACTGAGCCCTTCTTAAAACAAAGGCaagttactgtggatgctggagatctgaaataaaaacagaaagggagcaactgtggagagagaaacaagagttagtgGCCCTGATATTTACATGAAGGCCATTAATGGGCAAAGAATCAGAGAAGGCTGGGGGCTCAAAGGTCCAGCCAAACTTAACGGCAGGATCTCACTACCTTTTTTTTTGGATCTATTTCCCACCAGGCAGCCTGTCAAGTTGAACGACAATGGCAGGAAGCTATAGCCGGGGATCTTTGGAGACGGTCATAGtaacatttacagcacaaaaggaggccatccagCTCATTGTGTCCGTGCCATTCCCCAGCAATCAGGTGGAGGAAGCTCTGCGATCAGGGCTGGGAGTGGGGCTGGAAAGGTCAACTAtcaggggtgggggtgtggaaAGGTCAGCAATcggggccgggggtgggggtggcaagGTCAATGATCAGGGGTGGTGGTGTGGAAAGGTCAGCAATCagggccgggggtgggggtggaaaggtCAATGATCAGGGGTGGTGGTGTGGAAAGGTCAGCAAtcaggggtgggggtggaaaggTCAGCATTcggggatgggggtgggaaggtAGGTGATTGGGGTTGGAAGGATAGGAGGCCGTAatcgggaagagggagagaggccaTGATTTGGAAGGgagagagcagaggagtgggattacTCGGATAGAacgaccaaagagctggcacagagatgatgggccaaatggcctctttctgtactgtatcaagctatgattctataagtggggggaggggaagaggaattgCTGATCGGATTTGGAGGAGGCCTAATGGGAAACATTCTGGCTCCTGCTGGCTCACAGTGAGTGCTGAGAAAGACACTTACCTTCTGGAGTCTCCCATTCACCTGCCAGGTTCCCCGATCCCTGGGAATCCCACATAGCCGCAGTAAATTTTAAATCAGACTTCCAATTTCACATTGGGAAcccgatttaaatatgttaattaagtgTCCCACCTCTCCACAGCAGGTTACACGGACACCCCAATATCCACCGCCCAGTGTGTTGGGGTCACATTCCCGATATTTAAGTCTTGCCTATGTGGGGCAGTTAATAGCAAGGTCAATGTTTAAGGTCAATATCCTTTTATCTGAACTACCTTCATTCTTAATAAACTCCTGATTGTAAGTGTTGTTGTAGACTAAATGTGGGTCAGTATAATGGTAAAAGAAGAAAGCACATAGCACTCAACTATCATCCAGAGCTGTGACAGAGATTGTAGTAAAATGAGTTAAATGCAGGATGAGATATTTTAATGTGCTTAAacataaatgctggaaatatgcaaaaCATTAATTTGTCTATCAAATTGATGACGCTCAAGTCTGTTTcctgaattttctgtttttatttcatatttcaatATTAGTAATTTCTCTTTCCTTAATAATTTAAAAGGCATTTAGAGCAGAGTTAGATTTGTCTTTATTGTTGAACTATTGGTGAAACAACTTTAAGTTAGGAATATAGGAATGTGCATGACTGGAAGTGACAGTCCATCTAGTTGGTTGGAGTGTTTAGAAAAATATTGTGCACAGTATTCTAACAGTCTTTTGCTGTCAAATTTCTATACAGTTCTCTTGAATTTAATCTTTCCTGATTCCGCAGGCCGTTTATTTCATACAAAAGCAAACATTGCGGATGGCGGAAACCTGActtataaacagaaaatgttgtaaatactcaacaagccaggcagcatctgtggagagagaaacagagttaactgggcaagattttaactctgtgcaagtgaaaTGGGTTTCAAATGAGTTACGATCTtgcctaatgtttcaggtcaatgagaagatctgattgacctgaaatgttaactctgtttctctctccacagatgcggccagtttATTTCATACACTCGCTGCCATGTTTGGGTTTTGTTTTTCTCCATCCGTTTGGATTTGTTGCCTATTGGAAGACAGATCAAAGTGAATATTGGCAATTTCTTTGTGTTGGGAGCAGTAGTAAATCCCTAAGCTGATAGCGTGCCAAAAAACAATGTATGGTTTTGGCCACGTGGTATCACATTTTGATGATGAAGAATTCCTCATACTCTGGATTTACCTTTCAGTTGCTCAGCATGTTGCAGAACAGAAGAATTACAAAATTCTGTTAAATGAGGAGACATCCTGTTGGGTGGCAGTTGAATCGGTAAAGGATTATTCCTTGGAGAAATTTCAGGTGAGGATGGGCACATGTTATGCCATTTTAATGAAGAGCTTGCACAAAAATTACATTCATTGTAATGGATAGTGTGACTAATTGAAGACTGAGTGGACCAGATCTTGTTGGAGCGGGCATCTCATGCCAAGCCCCATTAGTTGGATgctttcctgcacccttcagcttaAACTTTTTGCACCATAACTTGCTGGAAGTATGAGCCGATAATTCCATAGCAGGGACCAATGGGGCTTCTGCAAGATTGACGGGGTCAGTGGTGTATCTCCTTTACCAATAAGATTTAAGATCTGAGACAAAAACAGAAATGATGGTAAAAGGGGTGAATGAGTGTAAAACCAGGTATaggaagagaaaaaaaagagagggaaagaaaaattggattgagaggtaaaaagagacagaaaggaaaggtaaaaaaatataaaaatattaaaTTTGGCAATAATTGACTACATGCTGGAATACGATTGAATGCTTCAAAAGATATTTACGCTCTTAATTACCAGACTTAACTTCCTGGGATGCGTTTACTGGCAactaatgtgcaaatccagcaagttttaAAAAATAATGGGAAGGCTAAGGGTGAGACGCTGTTTATGCGAAGCAAATGGTGGGATGGCCTGAATCGACCAGTGAGTCCTGGAGATTTGCAACTCTCAGTGTACCTCCTAATCTCCTGAACTCGctggccaatttgcacattaataacgcCACAAATTTTCCAACGAGATCTGGCCCAATGTCTGTGATTTAAAGTGCAGTCTTTAGCAGAACACTTGGTTGAAACTAAAGCTTTCCTTAACCTGTGCCCTTTTAACTCAAAAAGGCTCATTCTTAGGAATTTTCTAAATTCTAAACTGATAGTTACTCAATAATACAAATAGGCAAGCATAGGAGATAAGCATTTTGGTTTAATTTTGGAcgctcccaaccccacccccagccCATGCCCCCAATACAGGTAATTGAAATCTGATATTAGAAGCTACATTGGGtttatgattttaaaaaaaacactcagaAAAGGATGCTGTGAAGTTTAAATATCTGGTGTGTTGGCAACGTTGAGAAAATATTCTGACTAAATTGTCAGTGCAAATGACTTTAATGGAGCGTAAAAGTTATATCTTCATAATAAAAATGGTACATCTATATGCAGTTCCCGTTAGGAGAGTCACGTTTATTGAGTCACACTTGACAAGGGATCATTCTTTCAGATTGGTTGATATTCAAACTTGTCCCACACCAGTTcaagtttattttatttcattcatGTATTTGCATACTTTTGTGATTTTGAAAAAAGTAAAGAACAGTAATGGACATATGAATGTAGGGACATTTTTAAATGTAAGTTGACTGTGAATGAAGGAATGTTGACACTTCTTAAACAATCATGACCGTTACAGTTAGGTTAATTTACAATTCCTCCCCCGGCTCGGATCTTCCTCGCTTTGCTATAGATGCAAAACAATCTTAAAACATTGTTTGCTGCTGAGACTGCAGTGGGTTCCAATCCCACACTAACATCTAACCAAGCAATTAGACTCAGAGTGAACTGTTTACGTAATAGGTTATCTTTGTAGCCTTAAATGGACGTAGCTTTATTTTATTAGCAGAGTAATAGCTTCTGTatcacaacaacaatttgcatttatatattaccTTTCATATAGTAAATGTCCCAAGCTGCTTAACAGGAGTTTTATCAGAAAGAaaattgacaccaaaccacatgagGAGACATTAGGAAATGTTTAGTGAGGGTGGGTGTGAGGTGGGAAGCtgtccaggagagcattggaatagttgagtttggTGGTAACAAAAGCAggcatgagggcttcagcagcagattagctgaggcGAGGTGGGGAAGACTGTTGCTATGAAGGTGGAAGTAGGTGTTCTTGGTGATGGAGAAGTTAAGGAGTCTGAAGCTCAGCACAGCGTCAAGTAAGATGCCAAGGCTGTGAAAAGTGTGGTTCAGACAGTGGTATAACATGGTATATCATTCATGGTATAACACTCCTATCCTTCATTAGTAAAATATACATAAACTTCTAAACATGTAAAACAACCATTTATTTTCCTGTAGATACTTTCTGCTCATCTTTAACCATTAAGTACATTAACCCTGTATTTAAGAATGGATTTACACTACAACTGCAGTGCGGATGCAAAGCAGTTTTGCTGGAGCACAGAGTCCACTTGCTTCACTATAGAGTCAGGTCAGGCCTTATACAGACAGGCAGTAAACTTGTATTTTAAATGTATCCTTATTTATTAGTTTTTGATTCACCTGGAGTAATTTCATAGCTATTATATAGACCTGATTTAGGCCAGTTTTAAATTCATTCAGAAAGATTGGAGTATAACAGACCTTTAGTTCCATGCATTTATGGTTAATACACCAATAGtaccaatgtgatcatgaccaaagATTATTGCCTGACCATAGAATGATGACATTTATGAACCTAGAATAAAATCCAGTGAGTGTGCCCTTTATGCATGCTTTTATCTAGGTTTAATATAGGGAAGCAATACATACCCCATTGCATTTGGTTTTCCTCCctttaggggctggattttaagaacctaCCGCTGTTCTCGGTGGCAAGCCCAAAAAAATTGCGGGCTGCCGCAATCTcatgcatggcggctcatttaaatagcccccccccaatctcgtggaggggacaggctgtccgtccccaacaatggcgttagctgcctgtgcgtgggcactgacgccatttttaaagggcagccagccctgttgcccaatttaaagttttaaaggcatacccccaaaattaaataaataaatttcttatgccccttttccacaccccccaataacaattacactatttgcccttcccccaaaacactaAACTTTTAAATGTGACCTCTCCCCACACCCAGATTGCaccaagttcaacccttcccaccatcctctccacCCATGGTGTGTATTTGACCCCCTGCTCCCCCCTGCATTGAAAAtcctacctcctcccctccccacaagtgtcacACTCTCTTTCCCcgaattgaaggcgcaggagtgccagccaccacgcCGAAGATTGCAGTGGGCcgtcaagattgcaggtaagtctatgtaaatttattcattttattcataCAGGATTGATCCACAATCTGGATTTTAGAAACATTACCATATCTAAAGTGTTACGCAATACCTTTTAAAACTAAATGTAATAATGAACTGCAATCCACTGCATTCTTTCACCTTTCAGACATTTAATGGCATTTGCAAACGAACTGTGCTGCTAACGGACATTAAGAACGCAATGGAAGAGGAAGAATTACAGGACAAGCTTGAGATCCATTTCCAGAAACCAAGCAACCATGGCGGTGAAGTTGAGAGTGTACAGTACGTCCCAAAAGACAAACATCTCACTGTGTACTTTGAAGAAGATAGGGAAGAGAACTAATGTTCTAGTTTGCAGCAGGTAGTCTCTGATCTGTGTGGTGTTTGAAaatctatttttctgtcaatttaaGTAGCTTATTTTTGCTACTTCTCACAAGACATTTTATTCATGTTCCTGTAGTCACCAGAATCAGAGTCTTTTCCTGTTGATTTGATTATTCCACAAAACAGTTGCAGGATTTAATTGTAATTTCAATGAATCATTTATCATGTATATATGTATTTTTAGTTTAATCACTGCTGAGTTGTTTTACAGTATGTACAAAAGCACTCTGTAGTGTGTTACATACCAGGATAAACCTTTAACAAGGGCAAAACCACACGCAATATGGCATGATAAAATGGTTGTGTATAAAAATACCAGCCAAAATAAAGGAATGAAAAGTACTATTCTTATGTCTTTGCATTGTTATATCAGTCCTTGGAGAATAAACTTAGCATGAGATTGGATTTTTTCAGTATTTGTAGTGATTTAAAATATTGAACTATGAAGGACAATACTATTGATCATCAGGGAATGGAAGACTGTTGACTTTTTCCCTGCGGCTTATCTGTTAAAAACAGGAGTTTGTATAATCTGATGTACATTGAGCACTCTCGGGTTCCAGCATTATAATTCATttagagcatccccgattttaatcagtccatcattggtggccgtgccttcagcagcctcggccctaagctctggaattccctccctacacctttcctcctttaaaacactttgaccaagcttccggtcatgtgacctaatatttccttatgtgacttggtgccatatcttgttttataacgctcctctaaagcaccttgggacgttttattacgttaaaggcacaatataaatatacATTGTTGTTACAATCATGCTCTTTGGTCATGTAATGAAATATTCGGTTTGTAAAAAGAGGGACTTTTTTATTACATGCACTCAAAGTGATTAAGTTTTGAAGAAATTCTTAAGAAAATATAAAATGTAAGCATGTTGGCGATTGTGTATTTGATGTACCTTCATGCTTGGCTATCAGCTTCCAGCacagagttccgatgaagggtcactgacccgaaacgttaactctgcttctcttttcacagatgctgccagacctgctgagtggttccagcgtttcttgtttttatttcagcttccaGCACTTGCACTCAAACCATATTTGCTCAGATTTTGTTGTAGCAGGGAATTTAATGGCATTTACTGTTAGTTAAGCTTGTCACTGCCCGTTTAGGTTTTTATATGTTTTATATGgaaagttgctgaaagtgcgagctgataatgttGCAGTGAGGGAAACCAGGCTTCTGCAACCTGAGTGAACAGGCAAGCAACCGTGAATCTTCTTGatgaatcagattgaaggattgtaaaATTAACAGTGCAAGATCTGAGATGGAGGTGTAATttagaatgggtgaattcaatgttaaatcagCTACAAAAAGAAAAATTAGAAAGATTGGaataagagaaagaaaacaggaaaaGTTTTTGTTTTAATTTAGCATTTTCAAAATCTCAATAGCTGAATGAAGGAAACTTcccaattttcagtgccagagagacaaATTGGCATCAATTAAAAGTTAccacatcattaaaagggtactgTCTACCACACAATAACAGCAACTAGATGGTAATGCATTTCAGTAGTGAACCATATATCGAGACACTGCTTTCACAAAACTAATAGCAGGTGCAAATCTGTCAGCACCTTCTGGATTTTGGCATTTAAACGCGCATTTGCATCTTGCCTGAAGTTGTTATGCCATTTACACAATAATAACGGCAAGCGCCATTAGTGTTACTATGATTTTGAGAGCAAAGTCTGGCCCATTGTGAGTGTATACAGGTATTTGGAGCGTACACTGATATATTGGGTGTTCACTGAGGTATATTGGATGTACACTGAGATAGATGAAGTGTACGCTGATGTATATTAAGTGTACGCTGGTACAATCAGTACACTGTGAGGCATTGAACAGCAACATGTTTTTATTCAGATTCTTTTATGTGTTTAAAACACAGAACTTTTTCACCGTTTTCTTTCCTGAAGATGATAACAGAAGTGGCCATTTCACATTTGTAAGCCCAGAAACGACGCTGTGGGTTTCTGCTTGTATACTTACCAGCTCACGATTGCCCCCTCCCCCGCATTAATCTCTTGGACAGTGAAACTGCAGCTACCACAAGCAGTAAATACTGGCCTGAGAGTCTACAGGGGAGTCAGAAATGGAGCACATCCACATAGTAGGAGGGCAGGAATATTTGCCATATTTTTCCCTTCCCTAGCCCAGGGACACTGAGACTGAatcttgggctccagctgttcccCTGGCTTTGATCATCTTCCTCAGCACGGACTGATAACTTATCCAGGGATATTGTGCTACAGTAGTCAGCACTTTCACCTACTTTGGCACTGTGGAGGGAAGGACTATATTCAGATAGGTGCCTGCAGATGTTCCATGCAATctaatgtattattctgctggtAAGCTGGAAGTGTGATCCTTTAAGACCAGTTGGTCATACTGATATTAAGTAACAGTGGTCAATTGAGGTTTAATTGTTGTTTGGTCAGGGAACTCTTCGAATTGGAAACTGCTTTTAAATTTTAGGTCCAACCCAATAACTTTCTTGTATTTGTTTACTTTGCATCTGCATTGTATAATG
Proteins encoded:
- the nmi gene encoding N-myc-interactor isoform X2, which codes for MNLSAKLRKAKEELELWQRKIDKVEKNKSDLICEKLDADERKKNAGSQLSKLNDKLESLQRDFQKEEQSFKEKLIDKQREGAKLKDQLLQLQNELQSKQADRDLLQSKFKIKVVLPEKNIKFAKFEESVPTDKEGEEFLKIKCCYNIFPKVSLVLQNGQALITFEDEQVANKILKVTKHHINLDPGKLDVKVQPVRLDTARQFEVHIDISRKMVKVSQIPDSLPEERMRDKLEISFSKPSLGGGEVENINYDSFSGTALVIFVEKGIAQHVAEQKNYKILLNEETSCWVAVESVKDYSLEKFQTFNGICKRTVLLTDIKNAMEEEELQDKLEIHFQKPSNHGGEVESVQYVPKDKHLTVYFEEDREEN
- the nmi gene encoding N-myc-interactor isoform X1 → MDQRDKPELSADYDNSQVDFEVIQENGQNNMNLSAKLRKAKEELELWQRKIDKVEKNKSDLICEKLDADERKKNAGSQLSKLNDKLESLQRDFQKEEQSFKEKLIDKQREGAKLKDQLLQLQNELQSKQADRDLLQSKFKIKVVLPEKNIKFAKFEESVPTDKEGEEFLKIKCCYNIFPKVSLVLQNGQALITFEDEQVANKILKVTKHHINLDPGKLDVKVQPVRLDTARQFEVHIDISRKMVKVSQIPDSLPEERMRDKLEISFSKPSLGGGEVENINYDSFSGTALVIFVEKGIAQHVAEQKNYKILLNEETSCWVAVESVKDYSLEKFQTFNGICKRTVLLTDIKNAMEEEELQDKLEIHFQKPSNHGGEVESVQYVPKDKHLTVYFEEDREEN